One genomic segment of Mycolicibacterium chubuense NBB4 includes these proteins:
- a CDS encoding LpqN/LpqT family lipoprotein, whose product MSENARRWRVLAGGIGACAAGVAGVLGLAGTTASAQPMLPPPPAPAPATVTQTVTVTPNAAPAPAVGQPPVTGATGGAAAVPAGVSAPVVTPPALPTIVPASSGTLTDYFAGKGVTLQPQSSRDFRALNIVLPMPRGWEHIPDPNVPDAFAVIADRVGGNGLYSSNAQIVVYKLVGQFDPKEAISHGLIDAQQLPAWRSTDASLADFGGMPSSLIEGTYRENNMTLNTSRRHVIATVGPDHYLVSLAVTTSIDQVVAAADATDAIVKGFKVSVPSAVPAAPPPPVPGVPPVPPAPGAPAPPAPGVPAAAPPPQLLGLQG is encoded by the coding sequence ATGAGCGAAAACGCCCGCCGCTGGCGGGTTCTGGCAGGAGGCATAGGGGCTTGCGCCGCCGGTGTCGCCGGTGTGCTCGGCCTCGCGGGCACGACGGCGTCGGCGCAGCCGATGCTCCCGCCACCGCCCGCGCCCGCTCCCGCGACCGTCACGCAGACGGTCACGGTCACCCCCAACGCAGCGCCCGCGCCGGCGGTCGGCCAGCCTCCTGTGACCGGCGCCACGGGCGGGGCGGCCGCGGTGCCCGCCGGCGTCAGCGCCCCCGTGGTCACTCCGCCGGCGCTGCCGACCATCGTGCCCGCGAGTTCGGGGACGCTCACCGACTACTTCGCCGGCAAGGGCGTCACGCTGCAACCTCAGTCCAGCCGCGACTTCCGCGCGCTGAACATCGTGCTGCCCATGCCGCGGGGCTGGGAGCACATTCCCGACCCGAACGTCCCCGACGCGTTCGCGGTGATCGCGGACCGGGTCGGCGGCAACGGGCTGTACTCGTCGAACGCCCAGATCGTGGTGTACAAGCTGGTCGGTCAATTCGACCCCAAAGAGGCCATCAGCCACGGCCTGATCGACGCCCAGCAGCTGCCGGCCTGGCGGTCGACCGACGCCTCGCTCGCGGACTTCGGCGGGATGCCGTCCTCACTGATCGAGGGCACCTACCGCGAGAACAACATGACGCTGAACACGTCTCGGCGACATGTCATCGCGACCGTCGGCCCGGACCATTACCTGGTGTCCCTGGCGGTCACCACCAGCATCGATCAGGTGGTCGCGGCGGCGGACGCCACCGATGCCATCGTCAAGGGCTTCAAGGTCAGCGTGCCGTCGGCCGTTCCCGCCGCCCCGCCGCCGCCCGTTCCCGGTGTGCCGCCCGTGCCGCCGGCGCCGGGCGCACCGGCTCCCCCAGCTCCCGGCGTCCCCGCCGCGGCTCCCCCGCCACAGCTGTTGGGATTGCAGGGATAA